From the genome of Alicyclobacillus sp. SO9:
TCTATATAGAGGTTGCCAATAACTTTTTCTTCGCTCTGTTTAAGCTTGACTGCAGTTGGCTGTGCAGACGCCAAGGCTTCCAATACTTTTACAATCTTGTTGTGAGCGGTAATAAAGTAGATGTTTGGTTTTGTATTGGTAGGGTTGTTGGGCTTCGGTTGAACCAGCAACTGCCGAATGTTATGCGCATCTATAGATTGTCCAAACACCATAAAGCTGCGGTGTTGTTGGCGGAAATCAACATACAGTGCCGCAAACACAATTAACACAATGAACAACGGTATCAACCAAGCCGTTACAGGGAATTTTTGCCGTCTCGAACGCAGGTACATAGCAGCCACTCCGGATCGAAAAGTAGTGTGATAGAGCTCATGTTGAAAGGGTTTGGGAAAGTCCAAAACAACTCCCACATTATCAGACGATTGAAACATCAATTTTGTTACAGCAACGATGAAATAACGTTCAAGACAATGTGTAACGACTTATTCATAACAACTTATTCATATCGAAGAGACTCAATTGGATTGAGGCGCGAAGCACGACTCGCGGGATACAGCCCGCAAATGATGCCAATGATTGCAGAGAACAGAAAACTGCCGACAACAGACTGCCAAGACACAAGCGCAGAGAGGTGAAAGGAAGCTGAGACAATGACAGCAGTGAGCCAACCTAAGACAATACCGATGCCGCCGCCCAGGGTTGTTAAAACCATTGCTTCAACCAAAAATTGCCATAAAATGGTGGTTCGAGTGGCACCGAGAGACATACGTATGCCAATTTCCCGGGTTCGCTCGGTGACGGATACCAGCATGATATTCATCACGCCAATGCCGCCTACAAGCAGGGCGATACCTGCAATCGCACCTATAATGACCGTAATTGTAGTCGTGACTTTTCCAATCAAATTTGTAACGCTGGTAATGTAGCTGGAGGCGTCCGTAAATGCGTTCGAATGGTATTTTGCATTCAGGACTGCAATCACACGTGCGGAGATTGCTTTCTTATTTTGCCCCGTTTGGGTTCGAATGTCCATGGTATAAATCGGTTTTCCAGGATACAAATCTGAGAACGTGGACGTGGGAACATAGACATTCTTGTTCGGAACAAGATTTGCCAAGGGGGAAGAGTTGGTCGATTTCGAAATACCAATTACCTGCAATAATTGTCCTTGCAACGACACAAAGTGTCCAACAGCGTCTTGCGGCTTGTTTTTGTTAAACAAGTCTTTGGCAACTTGTGTCGATAAGACCGCTACGTGGCGATGTGCTGTATTGTCCATCGGCAAATACATTCTTCCCGCGGAAATTTTAAACTTGTCTAAAGATGGTAAGTAACTTGGCCCGGCTGTCACGGTAATACTCTCTCGTTTACCGGCGTATGAAAGCGTGTCGCTGGTTTGAGGTGTGGTGTAGACGTCCTTCACCCCTGAAAATCCGCGCACCAGCTGGAAGTCCGAGGGGCTAAACGACCGAATTTGACTTGGATTCGCTTGACCTTGCGCCGATAACAGGCTCTTTGGAATGATTTCAACTGTGTCTTGCGGATTGGCACTTTGAATCTCATTTAAAATCGCGCTTTTTCCACCCTGTCCAATTGCCACAATCGTGATGATAGAGCCGACGCCTACGATAATCCCAATCATTGTAAGGACAGAACGGAGTTTATTGACAAGCAATGAGTCAAATGCACTTCTCCACAGCTCTATGTTAAACATCTGCCTGCCCCCCTGTGTCGTCT
Proteins encoded in this window:
- a CDS encoding ABC transporter permease, with amino-acid sequence MFNIELWRSAFDSLLVNKLRSVLTMIGIIVGVGSIITIVAIGQGGKSAILNEIQSANPQDTVEIIPKSLLSAQGQANPSQIRSFSPSDFQLVRGFSGVKDVYTTPQTSDTLSYAGKRESITVTAGPSYLPSLDKFKISAGRMYLPMDNTAHRHVAVLSTQVAKDLFNKNKPQDAVGHFVSLQGQLLQVIGISKSTNSSPLANLVPNKNVYVPTSTFSDLYPGKPIYTMDIRTQTGQNKKAISARVIAVLNAKYHSNAFTDASSYITSVTNLIGKVTTTITVIIGAIAGIALLVGGIGVMNIMLVSVTERTREIGIRMSLGATRTTILWQFLVEAMVLTTLGGGIGIVLGWLTAVIVSASFHLSALVSWQSVVGSFLFSAIIGIICGLYPASRASRLNPIESLRYE